The following coding sequences lie in one Stigmatopora nigra isolate UIUO_SnigA chromosome 4, RoL_Snig_1.1, whole genome shotgun sequence genomic window:
- the LOC144195750 gene encoding synaptic vesicle glycoprotein 2C-like isoform X2 yields the protein MEDSYNNRTSLVKGAKDIVKEAKRQATKKVNKVVDRASEEYTSHHNYSRFEDDADDDDEDFYRHPQRQDGEGYRDNDEGSSDATEGHDDEDEIYEGEYQGVPSQGDRKHKEGQVALGQPKSDATRDRKELEEERQADEEELAQQYELIIQECGHGRFQWQLFLVLGLALMSDGVEVFVVGFVLPSAETDMCAPDSSSGWLGSIVYLGMMLGAFFWGGMSDKIGRRQCLLMCMSTNGFFAFLSSFVQGYGVFLVCRIAAGFGIGGAVPIVFSFFAEVLSREKRGEHLSWLCMFWMIGEIYASAMAWAIIPHYGWSFSMGSAYQFHSWRVFVVVCALPCVCSVVALTFMPESPRFYLEVGKHDEAWMILKQIHDTNMRARGQPEKVFSVNRIKIPKQLDEFVELESGSGNPVSKAIFRMKAEVHGIYLNLMKCFNYPMRENMIRLAIVWLTLSFGYYGLSVWFPDVIKHLQADEYASKVQLHNNERIENFTFNFTLENQIHKNGLFINDRFINMKLKSVTFIDSTFRNCYFDDVTSVGSMFHNCTFVDAFFFNTDIDDSKLIDGTEVINSTFTHNKTGCQMTFDDDYSAYWVYFINFLGTLAVLPGNIVSALLMDKTGRLSMLGGSMVLSGISCFFLWFGTSESMMIFMLCLYNGLSISAWNSLDVVTTESFPTDRR from the exons ATGGAGGATTCTTACAATAACAGAACTTCCTTGGTTAAAGGTGCCAAGGACATAGTGAAAGAAGCAAAGCGTCAAGCGACAAAGAAAGTCAACAAAGTAGTTGACCGTGCCTCCGAAGAGTATACATCCCATCACAACTATTCACGATTTGAGGACGATGCGGATGATGATGACGAGGATTTCTACAGGCATCCTCAAAGGCAAGATGGAGAGGGTTACCGCGACAATGATGAGGGCTCCAGCGATGCCACCGAGGGCCACGACGACGAAGATGAGATCTATGAGGGAGAGTACCAGGGGGTCCCCTCCCAAGGTGATAGGAAGCATAAGGAGGGCCAAGTAGCTCTCGGGCAGCCCAAGTCAGATGCAACGAGGGACAGAAAAGAACTTGAGGAGGAGCGGCAGGCGGATGAGGAGGAGCTGGCACAGCAGTACGAGCTCATCATCCAAGAGTGCGGCCATGGGAGGTTCCAGTGGCAGCTGTTCTTGGTACTTGGACTGGCACTCATGTCAGACGGTGTTGAGGTGTTCGTGGTGGGCTTTGTGCTTCCTAGTGCTGAAACCGACATGTGCGCGCCTGACTCCAGCTCAGGATGGCTAG GGAGCATTGTTTACCTGGGGATGATGCTGGGAGCATTCTTTTGGGGAGGCATGTCTGACAAAATTGGCCGCAGACAATGCCTCCTCATGTGCATGTCCACCAACGGTTTCTTCGCCTTCTTGTCTTCTTTTGTCCAAGGATACGGCGTCTTCCTTGTTTGCCGGATTGCTGCAGGGTTTGG GATTGGAGGTGCAGTGCCCATTGTTTTCTCTTTCTTTGCAGAGGTTTTATCAAGAGAGAAAAGAGGAGAACACTTGAGCTGGCTGTGTATGTTTTGGATGATTGGCGAGATCTACGCATCCGCCATGGCTTGGGCTATTATCCCGCATTATG GATGGAGTTTCAGCATGGGCTCTGCATACCAGTTCCATAGCTGGAGAGTGTTTGTGGTGGTCTGTGCCCTGCCTTGTGTATGTTCTGTGGTTGCACTTACCTTCATGCCAGAAAGCCCCAGATTTTACCTCGAG GTAGGGAAGCACGACGAAGCCTGGATGATCCTCAAGCAAATCCACGACACCAACATGAGAGCGCGTGGGCAGCCGGAAAAAGTCTTCAGC GTTAACAGGATAAAGATTCCAAAGCAGCTTGATGAATTTGTGGAATTGGAGTCAGGATCCGGAAACCCGGTTTCCAAGGCTATTTTCCGGATGAAAGCTGAAGTCCATGGG ATCTATCTGAATCTCATGAAGTGTTTCAACTACCCGATGAGAGAAAATATGATACGACTTGCAATAGTGTGGCTCACGCTCTCTTTTGG GTATTATGGTCTGTCAGTCTGGTTCCCTGATGTCATCAAACATCTGCAGGCAGATGAATATGCCTCTAAAGTGCAGTTGCACAACAACGAGCGTATTGAAAATTTCACTTTCAACTTTACCCTGGAGAATCAGATACACAAAAATGGACTTTTCATCAATGATCG ATTCATCAACATGAAACTCAAATCCGTCACCTTTATTGACTCGACCTTTCGTAACTGCTACTTTGATGACGTGACATCCGTGGGATCCATGTTCCATAATTGTACTTTTGTCGATGCGTTCTTCTTTAATACAG ACATCGACGACTCCAAACTGATAGATGGGACTGAGGTGATCAACAGCACATTCACCCACAACAAGACAGGATGCCAGATGACATTTGACGATGATTACAGTGCCTACTGGGTTTACTTCATCAACTTCTTGGGAACATTGGCAGTTTTACCAGGGAACATCGTGTCTGCTCTTCTAATGGATAAGACAGGACGTTTGTCCATGTTAG GTGGCTCCATGGTGTTGTCGGGCATCAGCTGCTTTTTCTTGTGGTTTGGAACCAGTGAGTCCATGATGATTTTCATGCTGTGCCTTTACAATGGCCTGAGTATTTCTGCCTGGAACTCTCTGGACGTAGTGACTACGGAATCTTTTCCAACTGACAGGAGGTAA
- the LOC144195750 gene encoding synaptic vesicle glycoprotein 2C-like isoform X1 has protein sequence MEDSYNNRTSLVKGAKDIVKEAKRQATKKVNKVVDRASEEYTSHHNYSRFEDDADDDDEDFYRHPQRQDGEGYRDNDEGSSDATEGHDDEDEIYEGEYQGVPSQGDRKHKEGQVALGQPKSDATRDRKELEEERQADEEELAQQYELIIQECGHGRFQWQLFLVLGLALMSDGVEVFVVGFVLPSAETDMCAPDSSSGWLGSIVYLGMMLGAFFWGGMSDKIGRRQCLLMCMSTNGFFAFLSSFVQGYGVFLVCRIAAGFGIGGAVPIVFSFFAEVLSREKRGEHLSWLCMFWMIGEIYASAMAWAIIPHYGWSFSMGSAYQFHSWRVFVVVCALPCVCSVVALTFMPESPRFYLEVGKHDEAWMILKQIHDTNMRARGQPEKVFSVNRIKIPKQLDEFVELESGSGNPVSKAIFRMKAEVHGIYLNLMKCFNYPMRENMIRLAIVWLTLSFGYYGLSVWFPDVIKHLQADEYASKVQLHNNERIENFTFNFTLENQIHKNGLFINDRFINMKLKSVTFIDSTFRNCYFDDVTSVGSMFHNCTFVDAFFFNTDIDDSKLIDGTEVINSTFTHNKTGCQMTFDDDYSAYWVYFINFLGTLAVLPGNIVSALLMDKTGRLSMLGGSMVLSGISCFFLWFGTSESMMIFMLCLYNGLSISAWNSLDVVTTESFPTDRRGTGFGFCNALCKMAAVLGNLIFGSLVGITKAIPILMASSVLVGGGLVGLRLPDTRANVLM, from the exons ATGGAGGATTCTTACAATAACAGAACTTCCTTGGTTAAAGGTGCCAAGGACATAGTGAAAGAAGCAAAGCGTCAAGCGACAAAGAAAGTCAACAAAGTAGTTGACCGTGCCTCCGAAGAGTATACATCCCATCACAACTATTCACGATTTGAGGACGATGCGGATGATGATGACGAGGATTTCTACAGGCATCCTCAAAGGCAAGATGGAGAGGGTTACCGCGACAATGATGAGGGCTCCAGCGATGCCACCGAGGGCCACGACGACGAAGATGAGATCTATGAGGGAGAGTACCAGGGGGTCCCCTCCCAAGGTGATAGGAAGCATAAGGAGGGCCAAGTAGCTCTCGGGCAGCCCAAGTCAGATGCAACGAGGGACAGAAAAGAACTTGAGGAGGAGCGGCAGGCGGATGAGGAGGAGCTGGCACAGCAGTACGAGCTCATCATCCAAGAGTGCGGCCATGGGAGGTTCCAGTGGCAGCTGTTCTTGGTACTTGGACTGGCACTCATGTCAGACGGTGTTGAGGTGTTCGTGGTGGGCTTTGTGCTTCCTAGTGCTGAAACCGACATGTGCGCGCCTGACTCCAGCTCAGGATGGCTAG GGAGCATTGTTTACCTGGGGATGATGCTGGGAGCATTCTTTTGGGGAGGCATGTCTGACAAAATTGGCCGCAGACAATGCCTCCTCATGTGCATGTCCACCAACGGTTTCTTCGCCTTCTTGTCTTCTTTTGTCCAAGGATACGGCGTCTTCCTTGTTTGCCGGATTGCTGCAGGGTTTGG GATTGGAGGTGCAGTGCCCATTGTTTTCTCTTTCTTTGCAGAGGTTTTATCAAGAGAGAAAAGAGGAGAACACTTGAGCTGGCTGTGTATGTTTTGGATGATTGGCGAGATCTACGCATCCGCCATGGCTTGGGCTATTATCCCGCATTATG GATGGAGTTTCAGCATGGGCTCTGCATACCAGTTCCATAGCTGGAGAGTGTTTGTGGTGGTCTGTGCCCTGCCTTGTGTATGTTCTGTGGTTGCACTTACCTTCATGCCAGAAAGCCCCAGATTTTACCTCGAG GTAGGGAAGCACGACGAAGCCTGGATGATCCTCAAGCAAATCCACGACACCAACATGAGAGCGCGTGGGCAGCCGGAAAAAGTCTTCAGC GTTAACAGGATAAAGATTCCAAAGCAGCTTGATGAATTTGTGGAATTGGAGTCAGGATCCGGAAACCCGGTTTCCAAGGCTATTTTCCGGATGAAAGCTGAAGTCCATGGG ATCTATCTGAATCTCATGAAGTGTTTCAACTACCCGATGAGAGAAAATATGATACGACTTGCAATAGTGTGGCTCACGCTCTCTTTTGG GTATTATGGTCTGTCAGTCTGGTTCCCTGATGTCATCAAACATCTGCAGGCAGATGAATATGCCTCTAAAGTGCAGTTGCACAACAACGAGCGTATTGAAAATTTCACTTTCAACTTTACCCTGGAGAATCAGATACACAAAAATGGACTTTTCATCAATGATCG ATTCATCAACATGAAACTCAAATCCGTCACCTTTATTGACTCGACCTTTCGTAACTGCTACTTTGATGACGTGACATCCGTGGGATCCATGTTCCATAATTGTACTTTTGTCGATGCGTTCTTCTTTAATACAG ACATCGACGACTCCAAACTGATAGATGGGACTGAGGTGATCAACAGCACATTCACCCACAACAAGACAGGATGCCAGATGACATTTGACGATGATTACAGTGCCTACTGGGTTTACTTCATCAACTTCTTGGGAACATTGGCAGTTTTACCAGGGAACATCGTGTCTGCTCTTCTAATGGATAAGACAGGACGTTTGTCCATGTTAG GTGGCTCCATGGTGTTGTCGGGCATCAGCTGCTTTTTCTTGTGGTTTGGAACCAGTGAGTCCATGATGATTTTCATGCTGTGCCTTTACAATGGCCTGAGTATTTCTGCCTGGAACTCTCTGGACGTAGTGACTACGGAATCTTTTCCAACTGACAGGAG AGGAACAGGCTTTGGATTTTGCAATGCGCTATGTAAGATGGCTGCAGTTTTGGGGAACCTCATTTTTGGTTCTCTGGTCGGCATCACAAAGGCTATCCCTATCCTGATGGCATCATCAGTTCTTGTGGGGGGAGGTCTAGTTGGCCTCCGTTTGCCCGATACAAGAGCGAATGTCCTCATGTAA
- the LOC144196116 gene encoding ankyrin repeat and death domain-containing protein 1A-like, whose amino-acid sequence MEKVLALKERMAKYAPKKEDLDPRNWIKQTQVNAVYDFIFNKQPEEEMDNSFDHNEMLLQSEKQFIEAAKNNDISAMRNLGKGLNPNAKNAHNRTALHYAVAGKNKEAVELLLRRRVQVDQRDKFGVAPIHLAAWFGSLEILKLLVRAGAEQKVENEEGLNILHCAAINNHTAIVDYIVNDLQMKELDKDDQSGYCAFAMAAEHGCLQMLKMLMEPDYDMATMKPNKKGDTPLHLSARNGHLDTVQLLLHCFDIQDEVNTEGETALYQAAENAQEHCVLALLKDGCDPNIQTTKKYCALHPVSERGDVSLVRLLLEYKTHTDFQNEDLEVPLHLAVKNSHLPVIHFLVEAGCNFNVTNKRSQTAMHFAAEIARIDVVEMLLKAEVDLTIKDWQGKTVLGVAARADEVIIVDMIIKAERYKAWKMANPEWNESVHSEYPLTFKLDHRNETKHLRSIIWRLAYELLKPRDWKHLAEHWDFTLEQVSAIERQWTGQHSYREHGNRMLLIWFHGAELARESPMIQLYKALFHTGNGTIADKLRMRSGNFSIRSCRVS is encoded by the exons ATGGAGAAAGTTTTAGCTTTGAAGGAAAGGATGGCAAAATATGCTCCCAAAAAGGAAGATCTCGACCCTCGGAACTGGATAAAACAGACACAAGTGAATGCCGTTTATGATTTCATTTTTAACAAACAACCAgaggaggagatggacaacagtTTCGACCACAATGAAATGT TACTGCAATCGGAGAAGCAGTTTATTGAAGCCGCTAAGAACAATGACATATCCGCAATGAGGAATCTTGGAAAAGGTTTAAATCCCAATGCAAAGAATGCG CACAACAGGACTGCCCTTCACTATGCAGTTGCTGGCAAAAACAAAGAGGCGGTGGAGCTGCTTCTACGGCGCAGGGTTCAAGTGGATCAGAGAGACAAG TTCGGGGTGGCACCCATTCATTTAGCAGCCTGGTTTGGCAGCTTGGAGATCCTGAAATTATTAGTGCGGGCTGGAGCAGAACAGAAGGTTGAAAATGAG GAAGGACTAAATATCTTGCACTGTGCTGCCATCAACAATCACACTGCAATAGTGGACTATATTGTCAATGACCTCCAAATGAAAGAACTGGATAAAGATGACCAG TCAGGCTATTGTGCATTTGCTATGGCGGCAGAGCATGGCTGTTTGCAAATGCTGAAGATGCTGATGGAGCCGGATTATGACATGGCCACCATGAAGCCCAACAAG AAAGGAGACACGCCCCTGCATTTATCTGCCAGGAACGGCCATTTGGACACAGTCCAACTGCTGCTGCACTGCTTTGATATTCAGGATGAAGTTAATACG GAAGGTGAGACTGCTCTGTACCAGGCTGCTGAGAACGCTCAGGAACACTGCGTCCTCGCTCTGTTGAAAGACGGCTGTGACCCCAACATCCAAACCACG AAAAAATACTGTGCCCTTCACCCGGTTTCAGAGAGAGGAGATGTATCTCTTGTCCGACTCCTTTTGGAATATAAAacccacactgactttcagaaTGAG GACTTAGAGGTTCCCCTCCACTTGGCAGTGAAGAATAGCCACCTCcctgtcattcattttctagtgGAAGCGGGATGCAACTTTAATGTCACCAACAAG AGGTCTCAGACGGCCATGCATTTCGCTGCTGAGATAGCAAGAATAGACGTGGTTGAAATGCTACTTAAAGCTGAAGTTGATCTAACAATTAAGGACTGG CAAGGAAAGACGGTGCTTGGTGTGGCAGCCAGAGCGGATGAGGTGATCATTGTGGATATGATAATCAAGGCAGAAAGATACAAGGCATGGAAGATG GCCAACCCAGAGTGGAATGAGAGTGTTCACAGCGAGTATCCGCTAACATTCAAACTGGATCACCGGAATGAGACCAAGCACCTTCGCTCCATTATCTGGCGCTTAGCCTATGAGCTTCTGAAGCCAAGAGACTGGAAGCATCTGGCTGAGCATTGGGATTTCACTCTGGAGCAAGTGTCAGCTATTGAGAGACAGTGGACAG GTCAACACAGCTACAGAGAACATGGCAACAGGATGCTGCTGATCTGGTTCCATGGAGCAGAATTAGCTCGGGAAAGTCCTATGATACAACTTTATAAAGCCCTTTTCCACACAGGAAATGGCACAATTGCAG ATAAACTTAGGATGAGATCAGGCAATTTCAGCATCAGGAGCTGCAGAGTGTCATGA
- the LOC144196115 gene encoding uncharacterized protein LOC144196115 isoform X2, protein MSSDEEASVPVLPADSTYPSNSPSVDLQEEYEDLLQNAGGSSRFDPASASRLRRLGASSDDQSSQRDSQPADPGEPSSYLRSRHEKNKRSSRRGLDSSDRLQDGSDRGHQSMQDFTECTETDLFISEDHISKLENIVDTWTQKLKTNVLRELRKWRVAFIEQHRQAIQKEREFHIARYEALKAEADNLHQLLRLAEESNKRKDEMISNLNMAMDKQRQKLEKMRVFTHWRIQYIEAKEEAQANRVAQHHYDFRLKRKVWSAWHSLIQKAWKNKVEQACQAKAEEVCTQLLENYETQLETINTEKSGALEKAQAEVKRLLNERERREVCWRKGFMRGVCALNLETLHLFNAAEDVQDSNGIDINSLPDDAPDAGGMPPPGLNQIQGPGQFDHPGSASHHENGERLGFGATGQPPGGHQGTSYPGPGYPGVGHPGAGQPGLGQPGLGHPGAGFTGAGYPGAGYPGAGYPGAGYPGLGYPGLGYHGLPGAGHPGLGQPGAGQPGLGQPGAGQPGLGQPGAGQPGLGHPGGAGHAGASHTGTRHPGTGYPEAGGQTPTTHSLYLYGADPGVNQQSTAVITVQKKPKHAGKDTGSNQEQMSVSPPTSSPSEEYQLPATQQTHGRASTSKVHHSSQQAHHASGGRSSSRKHTSTYPQQPWDEPGCSTFDQRPICSPIASTHPESSSHHDDRKLGVWYTSEVYPAATVGHSSFPQGGGSTFHKQTSGRVVTAGQQKAAKTVKARITAQSFVGKDIRTHQQSMGMAAPTTTIVIQRHQPIREHTLGHASVKGPRHSQQGPRTATVVKPSSKPNTHTSIKVVD, encoded by the exons ATGTCTTCAGATGAAGAGGCCAGTGTCCCAGTGTTGCCCGCAGACTCAACATATCCCAGCAACTCTCCTTCCGTTGATCTTCAG GAAGAATATGAGGACCTCCTCCAAAATGCTGGGGGTTCTTCAAGATTTGATCCTGCCTCTGCTTCCCGCTTGAGGAGGTTAGGGGCATCTTCTGACGATCAGAGTTCTCAAAGAGATTCACAACCAGCAG ATCCTGGCGAACCCTCTTCATACTTAAGAAGCCGTCATG AGAAGAACAAACGCTCTTCTAGGAGAGGTTTGGATAGCTCAGACAGGTTACAGGATGGATCTGATAGGGGCCATCAAAGCATGCAAGACTTCACTGAGTGCACCGAAACGGATCTTTTCATCTCAGAGGACCACATTAGCAAGTTGGAGAACATTGTGGATACATGGACCCAAAAATTAAAG ACCAATGTTCTAAGGGAGTTGAGGAAATGGAGGGTAGCCTTTATAGAGCAACACAGGCAGGCAATACAGAAGGAAAGGGAGTTTCATATAGCCCGGTATGAGGCCTTGAAGGCAGAGGCTGACAACCTGCACCAGCTGCTCCGCTTAGCTGAGGAATCCAACAAGAGAAAGGATGAG ATGATTAGTAACCTTAATATGGCGATGGACAAACAAAGACAGAAACTTGAAAAGATGAGGGTCTTCACCCACTGGAGAATTCAGTACATTGAGGCTAAAGAGGAG GCCCAAGCCAACCGGGTAGCACAGCACCACTACGATTTCCGTTTGAAAAGGAAGGTGTGGTCAGCATGGCATTCCCTCATTCAGAAAGCGTGGAAGAACAAGGTAGAACAGGCATGCCAAGCAAAAGCCGAGGAAGTGTGCACCCAACTGCTTGAGAATTATGAGACACAGTTAGAGACG atcaATACAGAAAAAAGTGGCGCTCTTGAGAAGGCACAGGCAGAGGTCAAGAGGCTGCTAAATGAACGAGAACGTCGAGAAGTGTGCTGGAGAAAAGGCTTCATGAGGGGAGTGTGCGCTCTCAACTTGGAAACTCTCCACTTGTTTAATGCCGCCGAAGATGTCCAAGATTCTAATGGCATTG ACATCAACTCATTGCCTGATGATGCTCCTGATGCTGGTGGAATGCCCCCACCCGGGCTAAATCAAATCCAAGGTCCAGGCCAGTTTGACCACCCAGGCTCTGCTTCACACCATGAAAATGGTGAGAGG CTGGGTTTTGGTGCAACCGGACAACCTCCTGGTGGGCACCAAGGAACCAGTTATCCTGGGCCCGGGTACCCCGGGGTTGGGCACCCTGGGGCCGGGCAGCCCGGTCTAGGACAGCCCGGGCTCGGGCACCCCGGGGCTGGTTTCACCGGGGCTGGTTACCCTGGGGCTGGTTACCCTGGGGCTGGTTACCCTGGGGCTGGTTATCCCGGGCTCGGTTATCCCGGGCTCGGGTACCACGGGCTCCCCGGGGCCGGGCACCCTGGGCTCGGGCAACCCGGGGCCGGGCAACCTGGGCTCGGTCAACCCGGGGCTGGGCAACCTGGGCTTGGTCAACCCGGTGCTGGGCAACCTGGGCTCGGTCACCCCGGGGGGGCTGGGCACGCCGGAGCTAGCCACACTGGCACCAGACACCCTGGAACCGGGTACCCTGAAGCCGGCGGGCAGACTCCGACTACACACAGTTTATACCTATACGGGGCCGACCCTGGAGTCAACCAACAA TCCACTGCGGTGATTACCgtccaaaaaaaaccaaagcATGCTGGTAAGGATACAGGCAGTAACCAGGAGCAGATGAGTGTGAGCCCACCTACGAGCTCCCCCAGTGAAGAGTACCAGCTTCCTGCGACACAA CAAACTCATGGTCGGGCTTCCACTTCCAAAGTTCACCATTCCTCCCAACAGGCTCACCATGCCAGTGGAGGCCGGTCTTCCTCCAGAAAACACACCAGCACAT ACCCCCAACAACCTTGGGATGAGCCTGGCTGTTCAACATTTGATCAGCGCCCTATTTGTAGCCCGATTGCATCTACCCACCCAGAGTCTTCTAGCCACCATGATGACAGAAAg TTAGGCGTGTGGTACACGAGTGAAGTCTACCCTGCCGCCACTGTAGGTCACAGTTCATTCCCACAAGGGGGAGGTTCCACTTTCCACAAACAG ACATCTGGACGAGTGGTTACAGCTGGTCAACAGAAAGCGGCCAAAACTGTAAAGGCTCGCATCACAGCACAATCATTTGTTGGTAAGGATATTCGCACCCACCAGCAAAGTATGGGTATGGCTGCACCCACAACCACCATTGTCATACAACGCCATCAACCTATTAGAGAG CACACTTTGGGACATGCTTCTGTCAAAGGTCCCCGCCACAGCCAGCAGGGTCCTCGCACGGCCACAGTTGTAAAGCCATCCTCCAAACCAAATACCCACACTTCCATCAAAGTAGTTGATTAA
- the LOC144196115 gene encoding uncharacterized protein LOC144196115 isoform X1, translated as MSSDEEASVPVLPADSTYPSNSPSVDLQEEYEDLLQNAGGSSRFDPASASRLRRLGASSDDQSSQRDSQPADPGEPSSYLRSRHEKNKRSSRRGLDSSDRLQDGSDRGHQSMQDFTECTETDLFISEDHISKLENIVDTWTQKLKTNVLRELRKWRVAFIEQHRQAIQKEREFHIARYEALKAEADNLHQLLRLAEESNKRKDEMISNLNMAMDKQRQKLEKMRVFTHWRIQYIEAKEEAQANRVAQHHYDFRLKRKVWSAWHSLIQKAWKNKVEQACQAKAEEVCTQLLENYETQLETINTEKSGALEKAQAEVKRLLNERERREVCWRKGFMRGVCALNLETLHLFNAAEDVQDSNGIDINSLPDDAPDAGGMPPPGLNQIQGPGQFDHPGSASHHENGERLGFGATGQPPGGHQGTSYPGPGYPGVGHPGAGQPGLGQPGLGHPGAGFTGAGYPGAGYPGAGYPGAGYPGLGYPGLGYHGLPGAGHPGLGQPGAGQPGLGQPGAGQPGLGQPGAGQPGLGHPGGAGHAGASHTGTRHPGTGYPEAGGQTPTTHSLYLYGADPGVNQQQSTAVITVQKKPKHAGKDTGSNQEQMSVSPPTSSPSEEYQLPATQQTHGRASTSKVHHSSQQAHHASGGRSSSRKHTSTYPQQPWDEPGCSTFDQRPICSPIASTHPESSSHHDDRKLGVWYTSEVYPAATVGHSSFPQGGGSTFHKQTSGRVVTAGQQKAAKTVKARITAQSFVGKDIRTHQQSMGMAAPTTTIVIQRHQPIREHTLGHASVKGPRHSQQGPRTATVVKPSSKPNTHTSIKVVD; from the exons ATGTCTTCAGATGAAGAGGCCAGTGTCCCAGTGTTGCCCGCAGACTCAACATATCCCAGCAACTCTCCTTCCGTTGATCTTCAG GAAGAATATGAGGACCTCCTCCAAAATGCTGGGGGTTCTTCAAGATTTGATCCTGCCTCTGCTTCCCGCTTGAGGAGGTTAGGGGCATCTTCTGACGATCAGAGTTCTCAAAGAGATTCACAACCAGCAG ATCCTGGCGAACCCTCTTCATACTTAAGAAGCCGTCATG AGAAGAACAAACGCTCTTCTAGGAGAGGTTTGGATAGCTCAGACAGGTTACAGGATGGATCTGATAGGGGCCATCAAAGCATGCAAGACTTCACTGAGTGCACCGAAACGGATCTTTTCATCTCAGAGGACCACATTAGCAAGTTGGAGAACATTGTGGATACATGGACCCAAAAATTAAAG ACCAATGTTCTAAGGGAGTTGAGGAAATGGAGGGTAGCCTTTATAGAGCAACACAGGCAGGCAATACAGAAGGAAAGGGAGTTTCATATAGCCCGGTATGAGGCCTTGAAGGCAGAGGCTGACAACCTGCACCAGCTGCTCCGCTTAGCTGAGGAATCCAACAAGAGAAAGGATGAG ATGATTAGTAACCTTAATATGGCGATGGACAAACAAAGACAGAAACTTGAAAAGATGAGGGTCTTCACCCACTGGAGAATTCAGTACATTGAGGCTAAAGAGGAG GCCCAAGCCAACCGGGTAGCACAGCACCACTACGATTTCCGTTTGAAAAGGAAGGTGTGGTCAGCATGGCATTCCCTCATTCAGAAAGCGTGGAAGAACAAGGTAGAACAGGCATGCCAAGCAAAAGCCGAGGAAGTGTGCACCCAACTGCTTGAGAATTATGAGACACAGTTAGAGACG atcaATACAGAAAAAAGTGGCGCTCTTGAGAAGGCACAGGCAGAGGTCAAGAGGCTGCTAAATGAACGAGAACGTCGAGAAGTGTGCTGGAGAAAAGGCTTCATGAGGGGAGTGTGCGCTCTCAACTTGGAAACTCTCCACTTGTTTAATGCCGCCGAAGATGTCCAAGATTCTAATGGCATTG ACATCAACTCATTGCCTGATGATGCTCCTGATGCTGGTGGAATGCCCCCACCCGGGCTAAATCAAATCCAAGGTCCAGGCCAGTTTGACCACCCAGGCTCTGCTTCACACCATGAAAATGGTGAGAGG CTGGGTTTTGGTGCAACCGGACAACCTCCTGGTGGGCACCAAGGAACCAGTTATCCTGGGCCCGGGTACCCCGGGGTTGGGCACCCTGGGGCCGGGCAGCCCGGTCTAGGACAGCCCGGGCTCGGGCACCCCGGGGCTGGTTTCACCGGGGCTGGTTACCCTGGGGCTGGTTACCCTGGGGCTGGTTACCCTGGGGCTGGTTATCCCGGGCTCGGTTATCCCGGGCTCGGGTACCACGGGCTCCCCGGGGCCGGGCACCCTGGGCTCGGGCAACCCGGGGCCGGGCAACCTGGGCTCGGTCAACCCGGGGCTGGGCAACCTGGGCTTGGTCAACCCGGTGCTGGGCAACCTGGGCTCGGTCACCCCGGGGGGGCTGGGCACGCCGGAGCTAGCCACACTGGCACCAGACACCCTGGAACCGGGTACCCTGAAGCCGGCGGGCAGACTCCGACTACACACAGTTTATACCTATACGGGGCCGACCCTGGAGTCAACCAACAA CAGTCCACTGCGGTGATTACCgtccaaaaaaaaccaaagcATGCTGGTAAGGATACAGGCAGTAACCAGGAGCAGATGAGTGTGAGCCCACCTACGAGCTCCCCCAGTGAAGAGTACCAGCTTCCTGCGACACAA CAAACTCATGGTCGGGCTTCCACTTCCAAAGTTCACCATTCCTCCCAACAGGCTCACCATGCCAGTGGAGGCCGGTCTTCCTCCAGAAAACACACCAGCACAT ACCCCCAACAACCTTGGGATGAGCCTGGCTGTTCAACATTTGATCAGCGCCCTATTTGTAGCCCGATTGCATCTACCCACCCAGAGTCTTCTAGCCACCATGATGACAGAAAg TTAGGCGTGTGGTACACGAGTGAAGTCTACCCTGCCGCCACTGTAGGTCACAGTTCATTCCCACAAGGGGGAGGTTCCACTTTCCACAAACAG ACATCTGGACGAGTGGTTACAGCTGGTCAACAGAAAGCGGCCAAAACTGTAAAGGCTCGCATCACAGCACAATCATTTGTTGGTAAGGATATTCGCACCCACCAGCAAAGTATGGGTATGGCTGCACCCACAACCACCATTGTCATACAACGCCATCAACCTATTAGAGAG CACACTTTGGGACATGCTTCTGTCAAAGGTCCCCGCCACAGCCAGCAGGGTCCTCGCACGGCCACAGTTGTAAAGCCATCCTCCAAACCAAATACCCACACTTCCATCAAAGTAGTTGATTAA